In Bacteroidota bacterium, a single genomic region encodes these proteins:
- a CDS encoding SprT-like domain-containing protein, translating to MEHTEQIEKFANEALVRYELAEAGWTFRWDRARRRFGSCDYGRQQITLSIHLAKINTLAQCMDTVLHEVAHALAGQAAGHGPAWKEACRRVGAQPERCYTTAQVKQPPSKYIRYCPNCGHATPIFRRSRKLYACGKCCKKYNGGKFSSKFLLKTVERSKYTPVTREV from the coding sequence ATGGAGCACACGGAGCAAATCGAGAAATTCGCAAACGAAGCGCTGGTACGGTATGAACTGGCCGAGGCCGGCTGGACCTTCAGATGGGATCGTGCACGCAGAAGATTTGGGAGCTGCGACTATGGTCGCCAACAAATAACGTTGTCCATCCACCTGGCTAAAATCAATACCCTGGCCCAGTGCATGGATACTGTTTTACACGAAGTTGCACACGCGCTTGCCGGCCAGGCTGCCGGGCATGGGCCGGCCTGGAAAGAAGCGTGCCGGCGCGTCGGGGCCCAGCCAGAACGCTGCTACACCACGGCACAGGTTAAGCAGCCGCCGAGCAAATACATTCGCTACTGTCCAAACTGCGGCCATGCCACACCCATTTTCAGGCGCAGTCGGAAGCTGTATGCCTGCGGCAAATGCTGCAAAAAATACAACGGTGGCAAATTCTCCAGCAAGTTTCTCCTGAAGACGGTCGAGCGGTCAAAATATACGCCCGTCACACGCGAGGTATAA